One Candidatus Woesearchaeota archaeon genomic window carries:
- a CDS encoding Lrp/AsnC family transcriptional regulator encodes MMTNEKILLHYLRNNARISLTEISKRSGIPLSTVFHTLKRLEKKVIARHVSLLDREQLGYPLQVYFLVASEEKKALITFLVHHPAINTVVRLLQDYDVMAEAYFKNMKELMSFREQLQNFGITHHEEIPIIEELQKESFSVNHEFRLPPEVFRESFPKGY; translated from the coding sequence ATGATGACTAATGAAAAGATTCTGTTGCACTATCTCCGGAATAATGCACGGATTAGCTTAACTGAAATAAGCAAACGAAGTGGTATCCCTTTATCGACAGTTTTCCATACCCTTAAGCGGTTGGAAAAAAAGGTTATTGCACGGCACGTTTCTCTTCTTGATCGAGAACAGCTTGGCTATCCTCTCCAGGTATACTTTCTCGTGGCAAGTGAAGAGAAAAAGGCACTCATCACCTTTCTTGTCCACCATCCAGCCATCAACACGGTTGTCAGACTTCTCCAGGATTATGATGTCATGGCAGAGGCTTACTTCAAGAACATGAAAGAACTCATGAGTTTTCGAGAACAACTCCAAAACTTTGGAATTACCCACCATGAGGAGATTCCTATTATTGAAGAACTGCAGAAGGAAAGTTTTAGCGTGAACCATGAGTTCCGGTTACCTCCCGAAGTATTTCGAGAATCTTTCCCAAAGGGCTATTAA
- a CDS encoding Lrp/AsnC family transcriptional regulator, protein MVNDLVIIAQLRKNARMTLTEMSKNTNVPVSTLYEKIKAYTGNIIKRFTVDLDFPKLGYSIQVMMLVKAGNKKEELSLFLRTNPQVNTLFRTNNHFDYLVEAVFRDLKELEEFNERLLIDFHVKKRELFHLVEELERDAFLTQGIPMAEIQRKPKLVWYKRVKKSYPLS, encoded by the coding sequence ATGGTAAACGATCTCGTGATTATTGCACAACTGAGAAAGAATGCACGGATGACGCTCACTGAAATGAGTAAGAATACGAACGTCCCTGTTTCGACACTCTATGAAAAAATAAAAGCCTACACCGGCAATATTATCAAACGCTTTACCGTTGATCTGGATTTTCCAAAGCTAGGCTACAGCATCCAGGTGATGATGCTTGTAAAAGCAGGCAACAAAAAAGAAGAACTCAGTCTGTTTTTGCGGACAAATCCTCAGGTCAACACCCTTTTCAGGACCAACAATCATTTTGATTACCTGGTTGAAGCAGTATTTCGGGACTTGAAAGAACTTGAGGAGTTCAATGAACGACTTCTGATTGATTTTCATGTCAAAAAAAGAGAACTCTTCCATCTTGTTGAGGAACTTGAGCGGGATGCATTCCTTACTCAGGGAATTCCCATGGCAGAAATACAGCGAAAACCAAAACTCGTATGGTATAAACGGGTGAAGAAGAGTTATCCATTATCTTAA